A portion of the Candida dubliniensis CD36 chromosome R, complete sequence genome contains these proteins:
- a CDS encoding integral membrane E3 ubiquitin ligase, putative (In S. cerevisiae, a role in negative regulation of amino acid uptake;~Similar to S. cerevisiae ASI3): MASTNNLQQQQVRRGQFNQTKFASSTVFKNLSMISFRVGVILLFLYQIYNILIVLNLHYHLGLTQNSSLNWIYRYIPDSLFQYDAEFFNDTKYMKTPGAQVMVGPTSDMYWPIFLTFCLSSFIETFIASIEGKKPYTESGITIFEHSLAFQEFSSNGAFFFGSSKYYKRPTEQVLLTTLFSILNHLNIHIGAIINDNKYRLIPSTVFGMTFLGYFISSFVNGWSFLQFPLILILTFTPQVLILFIILISLAIFLLAVVVNGFRLQGLNYASLFMRDSRNDLDEDDTNSLIKNLNINLNDDFYTALLNVGILAITSAGRSSYITELSLVNVEDETWVDRSIWERLKWASHSSRNGTPRGVVQYLKENHLVGYGNVIAKPTQRLISGNYLGDYESSTVGGRTSVLKKRSLYLKEMIVYTWQLLYGLVVDSFILEYIPNLFRRVVLGKKIQKRPYWEEETEDEFEKRKLKTPPFLRKYVTRRVNHKKKDLVNIDSFTQDEVSQSYGRILLSSNDISEVDNSGDYNEVVEEETDLEYDSDVDEVIFTPGTVASRNPAGIQQAILPIHELFDGKELQDVLVSGNSTYLDILQKHMQYGEDNGRLTRSKYQSLTFSSSSSLHSTDKLLKRTEEDSEAARLLDILISKRLEKAEESRLGDDSTRSLDCVICQTNVREIITWPCKCFAICESCRLSLVSKGIEGCVCCRREVEGVSKIFIP; encoded by the coding sequence ATGGCCTCAACGAATAACttacagcaacaacaagtgAGGAGGGGCCAATTTAACCAAACAAAGTTTGCGAGCAGTACTGTTTTTAAGAATTTGAGTATGATAAGTTTTAGAGTGGGAGTtatattgttgttcttgtatCAAATTTACAACATTTTGATTGTATTGAATTTGCATTACCACTTGGGGTTAACACAGAATTCTAGCCTAAATTGGATATACCGATACATTCCCGATCTGTTGTTCCAGTATGATGCTGAGTTTTTCAACGACACCAAGTACATGAAAACCCCCGGGGCACAGGTTATGGTGGGCCCCACAAGTGACATGTACTGGCCCATCTTTCTAACATTTTGTTTGCTGTCATTTATCGAAACGTTTATTGCGTCAATTGAAGGTAAGAAGCCTTACACAGAGAGTGGGATCACAATCTTTGAACATTCCTTAGCGTTTCAAGAGTTTAGCAGTAACGGGgcatttttctttgggaGCTCCAAGTATTACAAGCGACCAACGGAACAGGTTCTACTCACCACTTTATTTCTGattttgaatcatttgaaCATCCACATTGGTGCTATTATCAACGACAACAAGTATAGGTTAATCCCACTGACGGTTTTTGGTATGACGTTTTTGGGTTATTTTATCAGCTCATTTGTCAATGGCTGGAGTTTTTTGCAGTTCCCGcttatattgattttgactTTCACGCCACAAGTGCTTATATTGTTTATCATATTGATCAGCTTAGCAATCTTTTTGTTGGCCGTGGTTGTCAATGGATTCCGGTTGCAAGGTCTTAATTATGCTAGCTTGTTTATGCGTGATTCTAGAAATGATTTGGATGAAGACGACACAAATCTGTTAATAAAGAACTTGAATATAAATCTCAATGATGACTTCTACACGGCATTGTTGAACGTGGGGATCTTGGCAATCACACTGGCAGGGAGATCAAGCTATATTACCGAATTGAGTCTAGTTAACGTCGAGGATGAAACTTGGGTGGATAGGAGCATTTGGGAGAGATTAAAGTGGGCAAGCCACTCCTCTCGAAATGGGACGCCACGGGGTGTTGTCCAGTACTTGAAGGAAAACCACCTAGTTGGTTATGGAAATGTTATAGCTAAACCTACACAAAGGCTAATTTCCGGGAACTATTTGGGCGATTATGAGAGCAGCACCGTCGGAGGAAGGACCAGCGTGTTGAAGAAAAGGTCTTTGTATTTGAAGGAAATGATCGTGTACACTTGGCAATTATTGTATGGTTTGGTGGTTGATAGCTTTATTTTGGAATACATACCAAACTTGTTTAGAAGAGTTGTTTTGGGTAAGAAGATCCAGAAACGGCCATATTGGGAAGAAGAGACGGAAGACGAATTTGAAAAGAGAAAGCTAAAGACCCCACCGTTTTTACGGAAATACGTGACAAGAAGAGTTAATCATAAGAAAAAAGACTTGGTCAATATTGATTCTTTCACACAAGATGAGGTTTCTCAGTCGTATGGTAGAATATTGCTTTCATCCAACGACATTTCAGAAGTTGATAATTCTGGTGATTACAATGAGGttgtagaagaagaaaccGATTTGGAGTACGATTCTGATGTGGACGAAGTTATATTCACTCCAGGAACAGTGGCTTCTAGAAATCCCGCAGGTATACAACAAGCTATATTACCAATACATGAGTTATTTGACGGTAAAGAATTACAAGATGTGCTTGTGTCAGGCAACTCGACATACTTGGATATATTACAGAAACACATGCAATACGGAGAGGATAACGGAAGATTGACTAGATCCAAATACCAATCGTTAACATTCCTGTCACTGCTGCTGTTGCATTCGACggataaattattaaagagAACTGAAGAGGATAGTGAAGCTGCTAGATTGTTGGATATATTAATTTCCAAGAGACTCGAAAAGGCGGAGGAAAGTCGTCTTGGTGATGATAGTACAAGATCCTTGGATTGTGTCATCTGTCAGACAAATGTTCGAGAAATCATTACCTGGCCATGTAAATGTTTTGCAATTTGTGAGAGTTGTAGATTGAGTTTGGTTAGCAAAGGAATTGAAGGATGTGTGTGCTGCAGAAGAGAAGTGGAAGGTGTCTCAAAAATCTTTATTCCATAA
- a CDS encoding long chain base biosynthesis protein, putative (Similar to S. cerevisiae LCB1) has translation MASSIIVTTTTTTTTTTATAIAQQHYSALPLSAAWELLSSTFQEDFVTALNNLEYIPGGGIILRYIKSSYQNDPIRSLLEFCLVLFALSYFLSSKKKENKSELVRFSRKEIDELCDEWEPAPLVNEVTELENWELKAVPEIIGQNGAHVNLNNKTAVNLASQDFLNLNENDRIKESARVEIRSAGVGACGPPNFYGTQDVHVRLEEDLARYLDSEQAIIYGQDFVTAGSVIPAFLKRGDLCVVDSGVNIALQKALIVSRADIEWYDHNDVDHLEQILTQLKPVLDKQKPIRRRFIITEGLFANSGDIANLPRIVELKNKYKYRLFLDESLSIGVLGGTGKGLAEHYGVSRDEISITIGSMANSFASSGGFCVGVNPMVHHQRISSNAYVFSASLPPYSAKVTSQAIREISAPENLDPTTGKSKLMVQLHKKTVDVYDKLEAALESLPMHIVSSPQSPMIHLGLREEVREQLNLPLMYGNSTFITTGKPAKLLNEFDEYLNLESFILQKIIDYVLEHEGILITRSKLILEHENLPVLPPHLLIMINLGVNAEELNRVVEVLPKAIESVFTNLKSEEDLLLLRDELINY, from the coding sequence ATGGCATCTTCAATAATTGTTACTACtacgacaacaacaactacaactactGCAACAGCCATAGCTCAGCAGCACTACAGTGCCTTGCCGTTGTCAGCTGCATGGGAGTTATTGTCATCTACTTTTCAGGAAGACTTTGTCACCGCTTTGAACAATTTAGAATACATACCAGGGGGTGGTATCATTTTGAGATACATCAAATCATCGTACCAGAATGATCCTATAAGATCTTTGCTTGAGTTTTGTTTAGTTCTTTTTGCCCTATCATATTTTTTGAGTTccaagaaaaaggaaaacaaGTCGGAATTGGTAAGATTTTCTcgtaaagaaattgatgagtTGTGTGATGAATGGGAACCAGCTCCTTTGGTCAACGAGGTTACCGAATTGGAAAACTGGGAATTGAAAGCAGTGCCAGAAATTATAGGTCAGAATGGTGCTCATGTGAACTTGAATAACAAGACGGCAGTAAACCTTGCTTCACAAGATTTCCTTAATCTCAACGAAAACGATAGAATCAAAGAATCGGCCAGAGTGGAAATTAGATCCGCTGGTGTGGGTGCATGTGGTCCACCAAATTTTTATGGGACCCAGGATGTTCACGTTAGATTGGAAGAAGATTTGGCACGTTACTTGGACTCGGAGCAGGCTATCATTTATGGACAAGATTTTGTTACTGCTGGTTCTGTTATACCTGCGTTTTTGAAGAGAGGTGATTTGTGTGTGGTTGACAGTGGTGTTAATATTGCATTGCAAAAGGCGTTAATTGTTAGCAGAGCCGATATTGAATGGTATGACCACAATGATGTTGACCATTTGGAACAGATTTTGACACAATTGAAACCAGTTTTAGATAAACAGAAACcaataagaagaagatttattatcaCAGAAGGGTTGTTTGCCAATTCCGGTGATATTGCCAACTTGCCCAGAATAGtggaattgaaaaacaaatacaagTATAGACTCTTTTTGGACGAATCATTGTCCATTGGTGTTTTAGGTGGCACCGGTAAGGGGTTAGCAGAACACTACGGGGTTTCAAGAGATGAAATTTCCATCACTATTGGCTCCATGGCTAATTCGTTTGCGTCATCTGGTGGATTCTGTGTTGGTGTTAATCCAATGGTACACCATCAAAGAATCTCATCCAACGCATATGTCTTTAGTGCATCGCTACCACCATATTCAGCCAAGGTGACGTCCCAAGCAATTAGAGAAATCCTGGCACCAGAAAATTTGGACCCAACTACTGGAAAATCGAAATTAATGGTTCAGTTGCATAAAAAGACTGTTGACGTGTATGATAAATTGGAAGCTGCTCTTGAAAGTTTGCCAATGCACATTGTGTCATCTCCTCAGTCGCCTATGATACATTTGGGATTGAGAGAAGAGGTAAGagaacaattgaatttgcCATTGATGTATGGTAACTCCACATTTATCACCACGGGGAAGCCTGcgaaattattgaatgaGTTTGAcgaatatttgaatttggaaagttttattttacaaaaaatcattgattaTGTTTTGGAACATGAAGGTATTTTAATAACCAGAAGTAAGTTAATTTTGGAACATGAAAACTTGCCAGTGTTGCCACCacatttgttgataatgataaaccTTGGTGTCAACGCAGAAGAACTCAATCGTGTTGTCGAGGTATTACCAAAAGCAATTGAAAGTGTATTTACCAATCTCAAATCAGAGGAAGATTTGTTGCTCTTAAGAGATGAActtattaattattaa
- a CDS encoding 20S cyclosome/Anaphase Protein Complex complex subunit, putative (Similar to S. pombe CUT23) has protein sequence MTTNESIDINELRIHLYHSACKLNNLSLYQASKWCAEALNGLKDKQQPLTYPPITLDPDDLLDQDVLILAKSYLDCKEFDRAAYVLRDCKGGDAKFLRLYAMLISVDKRSTEETDGSLNIGMINETNEDTGTTNKESVLNSLNSQLSKIILESENYLKHKQNAFLLYLNGMIYNKKKKYQLARQSLHDSLQMFPYNWSCWQELIASFSSFEEAHNYINKCKNTNNPLSNNIMFQFFEVVILQEFYHQSNTLFENLNNLAALFPGFVFLKIQQFLISYHNLDYFQAEATFDQILVEDPLRLDDLDTFSNMLYVMEKRSKLSYLAQYASQIDKFRPETCCILANYYSMKCEHEKAIMYYKRALTLNKNCLSAWTLMGHEFVELKNSHAAIESYRRAVDINPKDFRAWYGLGQAYEVLDMHLYALYYYQRATNLQPLDKRMWQAIGNCYEKIDQLEEAFKSFAKALSIGKVIHGDSAFDNKDFEECDFSVEPHICYRLATISEKLGNHKDTYKYMRLCFAQEFEWGVGDETSKARLWLARDALNNWKFEEAYELAKDLNYSNAHDIEEARAIARDARNRMKNQMH, from the coding sequence ATGACAACCAATGAATCCATTGATATCAATGAGTTGAGAATTCATCTCTATCACTCGGCATGTAAATTAAACAACTTGAGTTTGTACCAAGCCAGTAAATGGTGCGCAGAAGCATTAAATGGATTGAAAGACAAACAACAACCCTTGACATACCCTCCCATCACATTAGATCCCgatgatttattagacCAGGATGTACTAATATTGGCGAAATCGTACTTAGATTGCAAGGAATTTGACCGAGCAGCATATGTGTTGAGAGACTGCAAGGGAGGCGATGCCAAGTTTTTGAGATTATACGCCATGTTGATCTCTGTCGACAAACGCTCCACAGAAGAGACAGACGGGTCTTTAAACATTGGAATGATAAATGAAACCAACGAAGATACCGGGACAACAAACAAGGAATCAGTTTTAAACTCATTGAACTCACAATTATCTAAAATCATCTTGGAATCTGAAAACTACTTGAAACATAAGCAAAATGCCTTTTTGCTTTATTTGAATGGAATGATAtataacaaaaagaaaaagtatCAATTAGCTCGCCAAAGTCTACATGATTCGTTGCAAATGTTCCCTTATAATTGGTCATGCTGGCAGGAACTCATTGCCTCGTTTTCATCGTTCGAAGAAGCTCACaactatataaataaatgcAAAAATACCAATAACCCATTATCCAATAATATCATGTTTCAGTTTTTCGAAGTGGTGATATTACAAGAGTTTTATCATCAACTGAACACGttgtttgaaaatttgaacaaCTTGGCAGCTCTTTTCCCCGGGTTTgtgtttttgaaaatacaACAATTTCTTATATCATATCATAACTTGGATTACTTCCAAGCAGAAGCAACATTTGATCAGATATTGGTAGAGGACCCACTAAGGTTGGATGATCTAGAcactttttcaaatatgtTGTATGTGATGGAAAAACGCTCGAAACTTTCATATCTTGCTCAGTACGCGTCACAAATTGACAAGTTTCGACCAGAAACGTGTTGCATATTAGCAAACTATTATTCCATGAAATGTGAACATGAAAAGGCCATAATGTATTACAAACGAGCATTGACTCTAAACAAAAACTGTCTAAGTGCCTGGACATTGATGGGCCACGAGTTTGTTGAATTGAAGAATAGCCATGCTGCGATTGAGTCGTATCGACGTGCAGTGGACATCAACCCTAAAGATTTCCGTGCGTGGTATGGTTTAGGACAAGCATATGAAGTATTGGATATGCATCTTTATGCATTGTACTATTATCAGCGAGCCACTAATTTGCAACCATTGGACAAACGTATGTGGCAGGCCATAGGCAATTGTTATGAAAAAATCGATCAACTAGAAGAAGCTTTCAAATCATTTGCTAAAGCGCTTTCTATAGGGAAAGTAATACACGGAGATCTGGCTTTTGATAACAAGGATTTTGAAGAGTGCGATTTTTCCGTGGAACCGCATATCTGCTATCGATTGGCGACTATTCTGGAAAAACTAGGCAACCACAAGGATACCTACAAGTACATGAGACTATGTTTTGCCCAAGAGTTTGAGTGGGGTGTTGGCGACGAGACCTCAAAGGCACGGCTTTGGCTTGCTAGAGATGCATTGAACAACTGGAAGTTTGAGGAAGCATACGAATTAGCGAAGGATTTAAACTACAGTAATGCCCACGACATTGAGGAAGCACGGGCCATCGCTCGAGATGCTCGAAACAGGATGAAAAACCAAATGCATTGA
- a CDS encoding peroxisomal (biogenesis) protein, putative (Similar to P.pastoris PEX19), with protein MSTNEVVDKSTSEQPKVNSETAKPVKEEKPAASAETKKSSSNEDDLDDLDDLLDDFADDVLSKPPGASVSQRDDQSVKHDSDKAKDPTDPLGNDFQKSINELISDLKIEDPDTQKQFEDLVKQFETNHRESIETEEKKPANFEYVMKETMERLKKSGDDIDAKLKNDPLGSNPEDLLTQLLSGMGDAGEGDFDMSKLLVDMLEQLSSKEVLYEPIKDLNTKFPEYLQQNKDKLDEAKYKNYTQQYEITNDIVRIFESESYSEENKRQREQVNSLLESLQELGQPPSELVGETGDFLPGFGGGAGKGGDNPFGFNDKDLPPEFGKELQEGCKQQ; from the coding sequence ATGTCAACGAACGAAGTAGTAGATAAATCTACCCTGGAACAACCTAAAGTTAACCTGGAAACTGCTAAGCCAGTGAAAGAAGAGAAACCTGCTGCCAGTGCTGAAACCAAAAAGTCTTCTtctaatgaagatgatttgGACGATTTGGACGATTTGTTGGATGATTTTGCTGATGATGTTTTAAGTAAGCCTCCTGGAGCCTCGGTATCACAAAGGGATGACCAATCGGTTAAACATGATTCAGACAAGGCCAAGGATCCTACTGATCCCCTTGGTAACGACtttcaaaaatcaataaatgagTTGATCAGTGATTTGAAAATCGAGGACCCAGATACCCAGAAGcaatttgaagatttggtgaaacaatttgaaacaaacCACAGAGAGTCAATTGAAACAGAAGAGAAAAAACCTGCCAATTTTGAATATGTCATGAAAGAGACAATGgaaagattgaaaaaactgGGTGACGACATTGATGCCAAGCTCAAGAACGATCCATTGGGATCCAATCCAGAAGACCTCTTGACGCAATTGTTGAGTGGGATGGGTGATGCTGGTGAAGGAGATTTCGATATGAGCAAATTACTAGTGGACATGTTAGAACAATTGAGTTCAAAAGAAGTATTGTACGAACCAATCAAGGATTTGAATACAAAGTTCCCCGAATATTTgcaacaaaacaaagacAAGCTTGACGAAGCTAAATACAAGAATTATACGCAGCAATATGAAATAACCAATGATATCGTCAGAATATTTGAACTGGAATCATACAGCGAAGAGAATAAACGTCAAAGAGAACAGGTGAACTCGTTATTGGAATCATTACAAGAATTGGGCCAACCACCAAGCGAACTTGTCGGCGAAACAGGCGATTTTCTTCCTGGTTTTGGTGGAGGTGCAGGTAAGGGCGGCGATAATCCATTCGGGTTTAATGACAAAGACCTACCACCTGAATTCGGAAAGGAATTACAAGAAGGTTGTAAACAACAATGA